TTATCTTGCCATTCACGGTCGGTACTACACGTGTATTTTTTCTTTCCTGCTCAGAAGTGCAGCCATGTTTCATACATCACGCCTCGCCATTCCACGGCTCGCGACAAAGACGAGTGCATTACTTACACGGCCAGGCAGGGTGGAGAAGTCTGTCGCATCACCAAATCCCGAGGCTAGAACTGAAAGCGGCGCCGTTAGTGGTGTAACAGAGAGGACCACCGCTCCTCTGCAGCCTCCCATTATCGACAGCACAAAGGAAGGCAGAACACATATTCTTCCGCAAAAAGTCTTGAAGGAACTGCTCAACTCCGTTTCAGCCGGGCAGCAGAACTTTCTCTTCGGCTCTGACAAGGACGCTGGGGACCCCACCGCTGGCGTGCTTCGTGCCACTGGAAGCTTCTTTGAATCGATTAATACGGCTTACGAAGGCCGTATGCTGCAAGAGCAGCAGGTTGAGGTAGAAAACTTTGTTGCGAAGCGCCGCATCCATTACATGCAGCGTCTCAACGAAGAAACAGAAGAGTTTCGGCGTGAGCAAAAGGAAATTCACGATGAGATACAAcggctggaggcggagaagtaCAAGAACGACCTCAACAACGATGTGATTCAGTTTACAAAGGCCAGGGAAACAGAGTATGAAGCTCGCCTGCATGCGGATGTGGAGAAGTATCACAACGCACTTCTTGCATACCGTGCGCGTGTGAAGAAGAGTGACCAACTTGGTGCCAACGGTGAGACTCCGCTGAAACAGCTGAATATGAACGTGATTGAGGTCATGCAAGAAATGGAGATGGACGACACCCTGCGCGACTTTGGCGATGCTGCTGGCATCGGGAACGACCTTTCCGATCAAGATATCCGTAGCTACGTAGTGCAGCGAACCTGCTTTTACGAAAAGGTTGTGCAAGATGAGGTCCACGACTTCACAAAAAGGCGCAAGAGCTTTTATGAGGATCTTCTGGAGGCCCGAGCAGCTCGTCACGCGGCCAAGGTTCGAGCGGACACGGAAAAGTTTCACAGTAAGCGACAGAGCTACTACGACGAACGACTGACTGCTGACGGCTCGTGGATGGCCAAGTGCTTTCAGGAGCACTACAATCGCTGTTTCCTGCAGTCGTACGCGCGCCGAGCCTGGATCGAGCACCGTCGCTATCAGGCCACGTTGGAGGGCATCAAGCTCTTCACGGAAAACGGCGAGAAGGTGCCGGCGATATCGAACCCGGCGGATATCAGTATCTCCACTTTAAACGCTGAAATACCGCTTTCCACAATCCTCGATATGTACGAAAGCGAAAATATGGCAGAGGTTACACGAGATGTCTTCCTCAaagctgcgcgccgcgttGCGGCCGACTATGCGCCCTACGGTGTCGACGAACGCCCTTCGGCGTAAAAACTACGTTCTTATAGACCGCGAACAGTGCGCTTGAGCGATTTAACTTTTTCCATATATTTTCTCCTTGTTTCATGAACCGTAAAGTCGGAGGACACCCCAGCGCGGTGTGAGGGTCGAGTACCCACCCCTGTGGGGGGTCAGGAcggtgcatcgctgccgaTGTCGGCAGTGCCAGGTccacgacggcgctgcgtcggagccACCTGCGACAGTAAGtacgcttgtgccatccacatgatgggcagAGTGTCGACGTGACTTGGACGCATCCCACCTGGCCCTGACTGCCTGCTTGTAGGGGGGCCTAACCCACCCtgagggggatgcaccacaTGGTGGCCGGCATGATTGGGAGCGactgtgaggcgacctgcgaagCGGAGGCCGGGCATAGCTTAGGGCAGATGCCGTGCTCAGATGACTGAGTCGGAATTGCTATGCCGCCTCTCTACCGCTTCCTTGCACCACGCAGtgggcctgtgacaggccaGATAGAGTTGAACAGATGCTCTATGGCATGATAGAAATGTGGCagaggaaaaagaaaaccTTTATCGTGACGTCGAGCGGCTCTTTTGATCAGCTAACAAGCTGTTTTACACGATTGAAACAATGAAACAAAACGCGGTTACATGCTTTAAGGATGCGTATGTTAACATCGCGCTTGTTGGATTCCTTGTGGCGCGCTTGCGACGCGAGCCTCGGTTGAGGTGAAAAGCACACTGATTCTTTCCATTTAGGCTTGCTCAACGAATCTTTTCTCTTCTCCCGGCTTTCTactggtgcagctgcttgtTGACTGCATTGTGGGCTCGTGAGAGAGTCACAGGCACACTGCATGCGTTGCTGTGGTGATTCTTTCGCTTGCTTTTACGGGTGCTCAGTGTTGATTTTtgtcgttttcttttccgtaGACGATTCTTAACAGTATGTTTCGGCGAGCGTCtgttctcctctccctccgacCTTCCGAGGCCTACCGGCAGCTTGTCTTGCGGGGAGACATCTCAAACGATCAAAATCAAATTAGTGCTCTGCCTGTGTTTGACCGTCTTTACGATGATTTGATGAAGTACACAAAGGAGAGTAAGCGCATCGGTGTCCCGAAGCGGCAAGTAGAGCTTCGCCCTCCCAATCGTCTAGGAATTATCCcgtctctttttcttcgtcgTGAGCAGGAGAAAAAGGTGGAGCAGGCCCTTAGTGATGACAACAAGGCGGTGTACCATCCCCTGTCGCAGGTGAAGGGGCTGTAcgtgtggggtggggtgggatGCGGCAAAACCATGCTCATGGACCTGCTGTACGACAATGCGCCCCCCGAGATCCGCAAGCGGCGCCTTCACTTTCACCAGTTCATGCTGGATATGCAGAAGACGTCGAATTCAATCCGCTACAAGTCGAAGGAGGAGATGCAAGACCCTGCAAACCGGACAAACATGGTGCGCTACAACACCAGTGACAATCGCCGCCGAACCCCGGATGCCGAGATCAATCTcttcgacgaggtggcgcagcggatGATCAGCGATGTTGAGCTTCTTTGCTTCGACGAGGTGGCCGTCTCTGATGTGGCACACGCCATGATTCTCAAGCGTCTCTTCCATTCATTCTACAAGATCGGACTTGTGGTCATCTTCACTTCAAACCGCCCCCTTGAAGACTTGTACAAGGATGGCCTGAACCGTGGCGGGTTCATTCCTTTCATCGATCTGGTGAAGAAGCAGTGCATCATTCATCACATGAAGAGCAACGTCGACCATCGGTTACTCGGCCACCAGGCGGACACCTACCTCACCCCGATGAACAGTGAGAACAACTCCAAGCTCGAAAAGCTGTTCCTTGAGATGTGCAAGGCGATGCCTGCGACGGAGCGGAAGCTTGAGGTGTTTGGGCGCGATGTCATTGTGCCGCGGGCATGTGGAGGTGTGTGCTACTTCGACTTCTATGAGCTCTGCGGCGGTGAAAAGTCTGCGGCAGACTACGAGGTGATTGCCAAGACGTTTCACACGATCTTCATCAATGGTGTGCCCCAGTTTCCGTACGAGAACAGCGATGTGAAGAGCCGGTTTCTGCTGCTCATCGATACGCTGTACGGGCATAGGTGCAAGGTAATGATTCACGCTGCGGTtgagccgccgcagctgcaagCTCCGAAAGAAGAGGCCGCGGGCAGAATCGAAGGCGATGCTCAACGGGTCGATCAGCTTTCCGAGTTCGAGCGCGAAAGTGGTAAT
This portion of the Leishmania major strain Friedlin complete genome, chromosome 5 genome encodes:
- a CDS encoding putative ATPase translates to MFRRASVLLSLRPSEAYRQLVLRGDISNDQNQISALPVFDRLYDDLMKYTKESKRIGVPKRQVELRPPNRLGIIPSLFLRREQEKKVEQALSDDNKAVYHPLSQVKGLYVWGGVGCGKTMLMDLLYDNAPPEIRKRRLHFHQFMLDMQKTSNSIRYKSKEEMQDPANRTNMVRYNTSDNRRRTPDAEINLFDEVAQRMISDVELLCFDEVAVSDVAHAMILKRLFHSFYKIGLVVIFTSNRPLEDLYKDGLNRGGFIPFIDLVKKQCIIHHMKSNVDHRLLGHQADTYLTPMNSENNSKLEKLFLEMCKAMPATERKLEVFGRDVIVPRACGGVCYFDFYELCGGEKSAADYEVIAKTFHTIFINGVPQFPYENSDVKSRFLLLIDTLYGHRCKVMIHAAVEPPQLQAPKEEAAGRIEGDAQRVDQLSEFERESGNRLVDVDDSAFQMDRCVSRLFEMRTKEYLEIPHEPQEVDLSTR